A stretch of the Vitis riparia cultivar Riparia Gloire de Montpellier isolate 1030 chromosome 13, EGFV_Vit.rip_1.0, whole genome shotgun sequence genome encodes the following:
- the LOC117928408 gene encoding blue copper protein-like, with amino-acid sequence MASKRFVGAMAILAFVLPVVAMATEFTIGDDQRWTINFDYKAWAKEKVFHVGDKLVFKYTAGRHNVFKVNGTAFTNCIIPPVNEAIITRNDKLVIIVLEESASLAPAPSNPTAPAPNSALGISGFRYQLLMAAMVALAFLAI; translated from the exons ATGGCTTCTAAGCGGTTTGTTGGCGCCATGGCAATCTTGGCATTTGTTCTTCCTGTTGTGGCCATGGCAACTGAATTTACTATTGGAGATGACCAACGGTGGACCATTAATTTCGACTATAAAGCCTGGGCCAAGGAGAAAGTATTTCATGTTGGAGATAAACTAG TCTTCAAATACACGGCAGGACGGCACAATGTCTTCAAAGTGAATGGTACGGCCTTCACGAACTGCATTATACCACCAGTAAATGAAGCTATTATCACTAGAAATGAT AAGCTTGTCATCATTGTATTGGAAGAGTCGGCGTCTCTTGCACCAGCCCCCTCCAACCCCACAGCACCAGCACCTAACTCTGCTCTGGGGATCTCTGGGTTCAGGTATCAACTTCTGATGGCAGCCATGGTTGCTCTTGCCTTCCTAGCTATTTGA